The following nucleotide sequence is from Leucoraja erinacea ecotype New England chromosome 2, Leri_hhj_1, whole genome shotgun sequence.
atatatatatatatacaaacagcCCTGCGGGGAATCCGCCTGGTCCAACAGGTTGTCCAAGCCCTACGTTCAACACACGTTGGTTTGGCTGCTGCTGGGAGGTGATCATCTGGAGTGGCACATCTGAGGAGAGGAGTCGGTCGCCACTTAATTGGATTAGGAGTGAGGAAtgttttgtgtgtgcatgtgtgcatctgCGTGCGCTTCGAGATGATTTGCTCTTCTGCTCACACGTGAATACAGGATCGGGACAGGTGGAAATTGGCTGGAGGCGTGAGAAGAAGATTCTTTCGGTCCGTGCCCGCGTTTAAATTCCAGACACCGTCCAAAGGCGGTCACACTTTACAGCTCAAGAGCAGCATTGAACACACCCGGGCAGCCGGCTCCTCTCAGAACTGGCGAAGTCGGGGTCAAGTGAAGCTGTGGCCGAAATTGCTCAGCCAAGTGTCCCCTATTTTCTACCTGGTCGTGGTCTCCATACAACCATCACCATTTCTTCCAAAAGCAGACAGGACGATCGCCCCCCTCTCACGCGGGTCGTCCGTAAGAAGCGACTGATCGCCGCGGCGGTGGGAGTCGTCATGGTCCTTCTGCTGGTCATCTTGATCCCGGTGCTGGTGAACTCGGCCGGTACCTCCGCCCACTACGAGATGCTGGGCACCTGCAGGATGGTCTGCGACCCTTACGATACGAAAGCCACCACGGCGGCTGCAGAAACCGTGCGGGATCACAGCATGATGCCTTTGCCCACtttcatccaaggacccaaagggGACGCGGGGAGATCGGGTAAAGCCGGGCCGAGAGGTCCGCCCGGTGAACCGGGGCCGCCGGGCTCAATCGGGCCGCCGGGAGGGAAGGGTGAGCCGGGCAGGCCGGGGCATCCAGGCTTACCGGGACCTCCCGGGCCAAATGCCGGAGCCATTAGCGCTGCCACCTACAGCACAGTGCCGAAGATTGCCTTCTACGCTGGCCTCAAGCGGCCACACGAAGGTTATGAGATCCTCAAATTCGACGACGTGGTCACCAATCTGGGGAACCACTACGACCCAACCACCGGCAAGTTCACCTGCTCCATCCCGGGGATTTACTTCTTCACTTATCATGTTTTGATGAGAGGCGGGGATGGCACCAGCATGTGGGCAGACCTGTGTAAAAATGGCCAGGTGAGCAATCCCAACAGTTAAGTTCCAGCAAGCAGCCGAGCGGGAAGTTAGCCTTGGCTCCTCGTTTTCCACGTTTACACTTCTGTGCTTTTTTGGTGGGTTGGGGAgtgtttagacacgctagagttGTCGACGTTCAACATTTTAGCGGACTGTCTAATGAATtatatgatgtgtgtgtgttatctCTAGCCtgcaaggtagatacaaaatgctggagcaacgcagCGGGTTATTAGAACatcactggagaagggtctcgatccgaaccgttacccattcctttttctccagggatgctgcctgacccgttgagttacttcagcttttttgtgtatatcCCTGGAGATAATTGATAGGTTttctctatccattttctccagatgagCTGCCTGacgcattgagttactccagcttttgtgtctatctttggtataaaccatgatctacagttcatttttattatatttagGATCCTTGCCTGTGAACTAAGGCTTCGATGAAAAGGTGCTGAAACAAAGGAAGGCATCCATGCGCGGTTGTTCGTTTTAGTAGCAGAGCGATTATCATGCTACTTGTAACATCCGAAACTAACACTAAACTGAGAGAGGGGTGGGTGATAGAAATGAGAGAATAGGGAAAAATTGGGCCCGCGTAATTACAAAGGATAGACATAAACACATAAACAAGGCAGACAAGACAGGATAGGTCAGGACACGGAAGATGAAAACTGGGTGAGTGCCCGTTGCTGATGCTTGAAACGTTTTCATTATTTGTCTCGTAACTTTTCTCAACCTTTTGTAGGTTCGGGCCAGTGCTATTGCTCAGGACGCCGACCAGAATTACGACTATGCCAGTAACAGCGTGGTGCTCCACTTGGATGCAGGGGATGAAGTTTACATTAAACTAGACGGCGGCAAGGCCCACGGCGGCAACAATAACAAGTACAGCACCTTCTCTGGATTTATAGTCTACGCTgactgagaggagggggggggggagcaagtaAGCAACCAAATCGAATCAGCTCCTGCGGGAACGACTTGAAGGCGGGATTCCCACGGCCTAGAAAGATCCACATAACCAAATGGACGGTCTCCAAACGTGCACGGTACTTTTGGATACAACCAGGCATTTTTTTGTTGAAAGAAAAGCAATTTGAAACACACTTGCACACCGCGAAAAAAAACCCAAACCCATCCCCATTTAAATAGACTCAGTTTGGGTTATTCTGATTATTCCACCCACAGCAACTTCTCAATGTTAGCATTTGCATTTGTGAGAGGAAGTCAGTCCACTTCTGAGCAGAGGGGTCAATTTctcttaaaaaataaaatcctcaAGGTCACGTGGGAGGGAAAGCAGGATGTCAAGTGTTCCCAATCCTCTGATGCTTTGATGTATTTGAACTTACAGCTTTATCCATTGGTTGTCGCAACTAACCATTTCTGCTTGGATTCCACTTTACTCGCTGTGGTGAGCAAAGATTTTCTGACGATGATTATAATTGCAATGTTAAATGAGTATGCTGCTGTCTTTAATAAGGTCAGTGTTTGCCTTCTATTGGAGTCAATCTTTCATTTAACAATTCCACTTTAATATAAAAGAATACTGTGCGTGCAATAGATAATGTGCAGCTTTCTGATCGCTGTGGCATGAATTTCAAATtcgatatatatgtatatgcaatAAGATGCAATAGATTTTATAAAATAAATCTTTTAATCATATAAGGGTAAGGTATTCAATATTTTCATGCAGCGCAAAATAATCATTTGGAGGACAATTATTTTAATATAACATAGATTTTATTACTTACATTTTGATTGTCGGTTAATATTTCATACATAAGACCGCTTGATTAAACTGTACCGCTTTGACCGCCCAAGCTTGTAACACTCTTACATTAGATACTATCTACTTCCCTGATGAATAATTGCACTGCTCATACAGCTGTCGATCGAGTGCGATGAACAATCGTGTGTGGTTAGGATTGAGTTAAAACGTGCTTGCAGCATTCCGCCTCAATATTACATTCGGAAAATGTAAGGCATTTTACACTTAAATTCTTCCACaaatttaattgttttctttAGCCTAAGAATTGGACTCTTTTTGAAATCTGGTGTAAGACAGGCGTTTCCTTTTACCCACGCTTTAATTTTATGTGCTTTATTCCAATTCCTCCATTACTGCCTTGGACCCAGATTACTGTTATAAAATATTGCTGTTCATTAAAAGAGGATGCAATACCGTCAAGTGTTTCGTCTATTCTGtgttaaatataatttgtaaAAGTACTGTTGTTTCAATGCGTAAATAGATTAAAGTTGCAAGGAAATAACGTCTTAAATCTAGGATTAAAAACTTTGTAGGAAACAGTTTCTTCAAGCTAATATTGTTTCTGGACGATTGTAAAATAGACTTAAGGCAACAAGTGGAGTCTAAATTAAACTTCCATCCCTGCTCTTTTGACAAACTGCTCATCACAGTTCCTTCTTAGTATCCAGTTGCCACCAGCCGTATCAATGTGGCGTTATTATCTATGAAAGTCGCCGATAGGAAACAAATGGAAACAAATAATAATGGGCTGAAACACGTATTAATTGGATGTGCCTTGATATGAATAAAAACGTTTTAATTGTAGCCAATATTGTTAATGCAGAGAAGTGGATTACATTTCAGAAATGTGCCAATCTATTTACTCAAATGTTTACATGAGTAACATTTTCCCGAACCACTCCACTGCGATCACGTGTTAGTGAAGGCAAGCAACAAATGGATAAATTATGGACCGAGTGACAATAGCCCCAAGTGGATTTTAATTGCTATAAATCCCATCCCATTACAGCAAATGCTGCTCTAAACTGCACGATCTGCCTCATTAAGTTTGCTAAACGTTTTATTGTCGTACAAGTAAACAGCATGACATCACGAAACAAGGATCCTTCACACATTTATGGTCTATTTTTCCTAATCTATCATAGATTAAGAATATATAATTTTCTTAGTGTATTTGCAATTAGGATATTATAGAGAAGCATTGCACATAAATCAACTATACATCGCTTCATTGAGAAACATATTCCTTAAAATCAATTATAAATCACgttcatttaattatttgaacgttagccaacgtttcgggtttcCCACTAAAATCTTATCGATGACACATTGCGAAAAGCCTCGCTGGTTCATTTTCGGGACTATGTTGGTTAGAATGTGGGAATAGCCGTGCCCTCCATACTTAGTCAATCGGTTTTTGGTGTGAATATCGTGGGATATCAGCAGTTTATCTTCATAACCCTCTTCCACAAGAAAACGGATTCTGAAAAGACAAGTGTAACAGCGGTCAGTCCAACATTTGACCGGATCCGAAATGGAATCACTTCTTACTATCTTTTTGAGATCATTATTACAAGCAAAATGCATACATTCCAGAAACCTGTTGACTGAAGaataatttgttttaattatCTTGCTCACAGGAGGTTCCTCAAACAAAATTTGTCGTGGAACCACTTGTGGGGTTACGAAAGCTGATAGACGAAAATACATTTTAAGAAAGGTTTTAAAATTGAGGAAGAAATGCCTTTGGAATTCAGGGCCTTGGTACTAGAGTCAGGTGGATTAAAATTGGAAATTTGATAtataattaaattatattttgatTTTGTATCAAAATGTAATTCTTGAGATTCCCATACTGCTTCCGATTGACATTCCGAAACGCCCAGAACTGTAGCAGTATAGGTCTCTCAAACATTATAGGCTGGAGTGATTCCAAAGATTGAGAAAGCTGTAAAGGATCTCGAAACCAATGAATGTTAAATTGATGTGGGCTCAGCTGAGAGTAAGTGCAGTGTGTCAAAATAGTGGGTAGAATAGATTTAGTGGATGGTACAAAATGGGCAGCAAAGCTTTGCATGAACTCATCATAGAAAACATAAAGGGGCTCTTCCACCATATCAACCATCAAATGCCCACCTAACCAAGCCCATTTTTAAGCAGTTGGTCCGATGTGTTCTAACCACTATTTGAGCTCCCTCAGGTGTTTCATTCTCACCCTAACCCCAAGTCCTCTGATGTTTGACATTTGTGGCAATCGAAGCCCTGGCAAATCTTTAATAAGTTTAATAATTAAGATATTCCTTAAAATACACTTCATTTGCCCAGCTTTTGTTCACCTACACTAATACTTTATTAAACGTTTCAGCGTCAAATTTAGCTTGATAATTCTGCTGTGAATTATGTTTGATATATAACAAATATGTAAATACATGCTACTGTTGACGATTACCTGGCGTGCACTAATTGTCAGATTGCTGCACCATTACTTTAGGACTATTAGAGTCGTGAGTTTATATCCCACCATAGAAGCTGGGAGATAAATAACACAAAATTAATGTTAGTAATGGTGACCTCTCGTTTGTCATAAAACTCACAAGGTTCAACAACATCCTTCAATAAAGAAAATGTTGCACAATGTGGACCACACATGACTTCAATGGTTAGCAACGCAGTTGACTTACAAATGTACTTTTAAATGGTCGAGACCAACCAGTTATCATGCGATTAGGAATGGTTAATAAATGTTAGTCCAGCCAGCGTGTGGAAAACAAGTGCCCGTGGGAATGCTCAAGTGAAGGCGTCACTGAGGCATGGGTGAGGATTTGGCAGCAGATGGCTGAGGGCGGAAGAGTTGCGCACTTGTCATTACATCAAACGATGTCTTTTTAGACATCTGAAATTTCTTTACCTCGTTCTCAAGTCACATTAATCAAAACCAGCAACAAGATAATGGTGCATTTCTCGTCGTTTTACAAAATATTCGTTGTTTTGCTAAATTAAGAACATTACCGGCACTCTAATAAGAAACCGAATATTAAAGAAAATGTTGCTAAAATAACGGCGTTATTAATCTAATCGTGTGCATAAATACTTAATGTTTGTCGAATATACTGAACAAATACATGTTTACAGACTACTTTCAATCAAGTTGCAACGTATCGAAATTAATAATCAAGTGTCAACGATGAAATGTACATTAAAGGACATCTTAATTCAGATCACAGTATCCCATATGTTCGATGAAGATGTCATTCCATTCCCAACGGAAGAGCGTACACGCACACAATCCTCTTTCTATTTCATTCGTAAGAGCCTTCAGTTTACAAATTAATAGCAAATGAAAAGTACATTTGTCATTAAACCTGACACCCTCTTTTATCTTATCTTACATGCTCAAGTCCGGCGGGTGTTGAagtgaatgtagcgggtacaacTCATATAGAGAACCACTCTATGACAAACAATCGCTGCATTTTCCCACTAAGTTACCTGATTTCAGTGTCACTAAGATAGATCCAGTGCCGTTTATTCTATAGTTATGCATCCCAATGCTCAATGCAGATGGCGACCGATGCTCCGCAAATACGATGTTATGTCATGTGATATGAAAATGCACTTTTTAATGAGGGGACATTTGAAATTATTTGAAAGAGAGATAAATCTAATGGATAGTAAATGCAAACAGAAACGCCGACACATGTGAAAGCCGGATAAAAGTCGAACGGGCTTTCtcgaaacaatttttaaaaaagtgaatCGGGCAGGTTCCAGTATCGTATGTTCCAACTCACTAAAGTAAACATTATTctccataaaacaaactgatgcCATTCAGTTTGTTGGCAGTGGCACCGGTTCTGGGGGTGTACCTACCGTCGGATTCTTTCATTGTCACATGGCATATCGATTGTAGGATTTAACGCATAGTTCAAGAATTCAGTGCCGAATAGATCATACTCGAGGTAACTTCCCAGTCTGGCAAACTCCATCAGTTTATTCGGGTCAAAAATGGACCTATTAAAGAAAATACACGATGTTAGGTcgaggttcattattgtcacgtgtaccgaagtacggcgaaaagctttgtgtttcgcatgctatctaatcaacaatagataataatatacataaatacaaccaagccaaactcaggtacaataggTACAGCCTAAGAATAAAAGGCCGTGCCTTTAGAAAATAAATGAGGAAGTTTCTTTCATCgcagggtggtgtatctgtggaattcattgccacagatggcttagGAGGCCAAGGcgttgaatatttttaaagcagattggcagattattgattagtaagggtgtcaaaggttatggggagaaggcgggagaatggggttgagaggaaaagattgctcagccacgattgaatggcggaacagactcgatgggccgaatggcctaatttgttcTTATGATTTATAACCATATGAattaaaagatacaaagtgcagaatatagtattgtAGCGGAAGTTCCAGAGACACAGTCCAGTATCTGAAATGATGTAGAAGAGAATCGAGCTATGCCCTATTTTATGAAGGCCCTTACATCGTACAATACGGTGTATTTAGTTCCTACAGTGTTATATAATTCCGGTCATCACGGGCATCATATGGTCAGTGTTCACTTTTATACTCTTTGTCAATCCGTTTTCAAGCACGTTATTCGCcttgccaaacaaaaaacacgtgGCTCCAGGATTAAGTCATCGAtcaccaagattcaagattcaaaatgcatttaattgtcacatgtgccagatggcacagtgaaatgaaattcccatacagccatacaataaaaaaaaatataaagaacacacactatagaatttgacataaaacatccccacacagcagaatcaaagttttccACTGTGTGGGACGGCACCAAAGTCAGGCCAAGGGGTAAAATGGTCTAATTCGAGTAGCACCAAACCTTTCCTCAACATATTGGATACTGCTTCGTCCATTCAAACGATGGAGCAAGTTGTACTCAGCTGGGTCGTCGGATCTAAGTTGTTATCCGGGTGAAGGCCGCAAATGACAAATCAAAACAATTTTCTCAATGTTTAACCTAAACATTCTTGGAGCGGTCATTGATAACACAGATAAGGTCACCTGGATATTCTTGAAATATTTCGCAACAAAAACAACACACATTTATTGAATGTTTAACGTGGTTTACTACAACACGGTGACATAACGTTTACATTGGGGTAGAAAACGTGAATGAATATTCTGCGCAGAAATCtcataatatatttattaaaaagCATAATCCATTTTCAGGTAGATCGATGGTTTATGACGAGACCAGTTTAAACCAAGCAGGTTAAACTAATTTCCAGATACGCGACGCTCCAACGTGTAGGGAAGACATACGAGCCGGTAAAGTCCCCATTCTCAGAAGCCCAGTTCCCATTCCTCATTCCTGATAAGAGAAACTCTTTGCCACTAAAACAAAATCATCGAGCAAGCCAACAATTTTGATTTCTCCCCACTTTCCCAAGTAAGACGCTTAAAAATACGGTATTGATTTCGTAAGATTTAAGATAATTCACTGCATTTTCTTCAGATTAAGACTAATTCAATTGCAAAagccatgagcaaaacacaaagtgccggaggaactcagccggaCTGAGGGAATGGTCAAGCGACGTTTCTGACGCgaaaacatcgtctgtccttcCATCCCCATatactgcctggccagctgagttcctccagcaccgtgtgttttgctcaagtttccagcgtcTACGCTTCCTTGTGTCTGCAATGGTCACGCAGTGGGCAACGTCTtcgcccagagttgtgaatctgtggaattctctgccacagaaggcagtggaggccaattcgatgTTTtcgcgagagttagatttagcacttagggctaaagggatcaagggatatggggaaaacgcaggaacggggtactgattttagatgatcagctatgatcatattgaatggtggcgctggctcgaagggccgaatggcctactgcacctatttttctatgtttctataacccagACAATGCAATAACCAGATCTCTGCAGAAACTTAACACGAGAACAAACACGACAGACGAACTGCAATTTGTTCTGTAATTCAATAATATGCAATACACACAGCAAAGCGAGGGGGAACCGTTTGGCACGTTAGCCGGTTGCTTCCTGTCTAAAAATCTGTATATATACTGGATGTTGATATAAGCAGGACGaagacaaaggaactgcagatgctggaatcttgagcaaaacacaaagtgatggagtatctcagcaagtcaggcagcatctgtggaaggaatggatcggCACGTTTTTGTTCTGGACAATTTTTAGGcggcgtttcaagtcgagacccttcagtcaaaCAGCATGTATctaagtgttaaagagggaactgcagatgctggagaatcgaaggttacacagaaaagctggagaaactcagcgggtgcagcagcatctatggagcgaaggaaataggcaacgtttcgggccgaaacccttcttcagacggtgtaTCTAATATATACAGGTTCAGCATGTATCTAacctgtccacaccaaccaccactagtcccacctgcctgtgtatggcctataaacctgttctatccacgaaccgtccaaatgtattttaaatgtgatgTACGTGCTTCACCTACTTCCCCCGGCAGTTCTTTCCATATATCTTCCACTCTTTggataaaaaaaaagttgccccctcaggatcctattaaatatttATCCCCTCTACTTAAACTTATGTCTTCTGGTTATTGATTCGTTTACTCTGGGCAAATtattgtgcatttacccaatctatattttttcatgatcttatacacttctttaagatcacccctcttcctcctgcgctacaaggaataaagtcatagcctgctcaacctctacctatagcaTAAGCCACCGAGACCTagctacatcctcgtaaatcccctctgcaccctctccagtttaACAAGATATCTGCTATCAGGGTGACCAAAggcttgtataactgtaacatgctCATAACTTCTacgctcaatactctgacagatgaggccaatgtgccgaaagccttcttgaccaccctatgtaGATAATGTGACGCCTTCTTCAGGCCATTCAttcctcccagagatgctgcctgaaccgctgagatattccagcacttttcaCTATATCTGCAGAATGTTTGGATAGCTGAGAGAGTGTAGTCTGTAACCATTGGCCCTTAAACAGCGGGTAGATGGATTGATAATTAACAATGCCTAAAAGTCAATGATGAACCAATGTTGTTGAAGCAACCCTTTGCATTATGGATTGTATCATAAGGACGGTCTCataaggactgtcttatgaagaaagactagatagacttggtttatactctctagaatttaggagattgagaggggatcttatagaaacttacaaaattcttaaggggctggacaggctagatgcaggaagattgttcccgatgttggggaagtccagggcaaggggtcacagcttaaggataaggggggaaatcctttaaaaccgagatgagaagaacttttttcacatagagagtggtgaatctctggaactctctgccacagagggtagttgaggccagttcattggctatatttaagagggagttagatgtggcccttctggctaaggggatcagagggtatttagagaaggcaggtacgggatactgagttggatgatcaaccatgatcatattgaatggcggggcagcctcgaagggccgaatggcatactcctgcacctaatttctatgtttctatctcaaatGTCCTCATTGTCTCCTGACCTTCCATTCTGAGCACATGTCGCTCTTTGCCATAAAAGATCACCTATTAAGTGATAATTTACTTGTATGAATCCTCATGTTCTATTTCCAGGTTTCCATATATTCCCGGTTAACCTTTTTTATTTGGTGCAACATCCTGACGTGACCTCAAGCATTTATTTCAGGTTAAAAAAAAGG
It contains:
- the c1ql3a gene encoding complement C1q-like protein 3; amino-acid sequence: MVLLLVILIPVLVNSAGTSAHYEMLGTCRMVCDPYDTKATTAAAETVRDHSMMPLPTFIQGPKGDAGRSGKAGPRGPPGEPGPPGSIGPPGGKGEPGRPGHPGLPGPPGPNAGAISAATYSTVPKIAFYAGLKRPHEGYEILKFDDVVTNLGNHYDPTTGKFTCSIPGIYFFTYHVLMRGGDGTSMWADLCKNGQVRASAIAQDADQNYDYASNSVVLHLDAGDEVYIKLDGGKAHGGNNNKYSTFSGFIVYAD